The Salvia miltiorrhiza cultivar Shanhuang (shh) chromosome 2, IMPLAD_Smil_shh, whole genome shotgun sequence DNA window GTTTCCAATATGTAAATAGTGTGGATCTTCAGGTATTTATAAATGCAATCCTAAATAGTTTCATTAGAGagaacatttaaaaaaaatagcatTTCTATCCTGAAAAACTTCTTGTTTGACTTATGGTACATCGCTATCGGCGTCTGCAACATCATACACTGACACTCTGAAAAAGTTGTATTTGATCTACATATGTCAAGAGATTTTGTAGATATGTTTGATATGTTTCCATTAAAACTTAGCTTGATCTGAGGTTGATTCCGTGAAAATTTAATAGATGTCAGATTGATTATGCATTTCTTCAGTAGATATTGGTTGTTAATCAACTGATGCGAGAGACTGTCGTTGTCCTTGGATTAAAGTCTTCACTTAATCTTTGAGCTGAAAATACTTCTATTAATTAGTTTGTAATCACTGGACTTTTTCTTCATCCACTATTAGTAGACTCGATCTACTAATTCTTCAACTGAAACATTTAAACATAAGAAATATAGGAATTTTCTTTACATAAGGAGGTTCGTTATCGTGCTATCATCATAAGGAGGTTTGCTATCTAATTAAAAcagaggtggtctcctgtacactcgggtgtaccgtacacccgggttGTACCCGACCCGAATCCTGACCCATTTGGACTATTTTGatccattttttcttgaaatgacactaacactaacacgaaatgacactaacactaacacgatcttggaatgacactaacactattttgttttacaaatgacactatttcgaaaataacactaatactatttcatttttaaaatgacactatttcgaaaatgacactaacactatattgaaatgacactaacattacatgtaaatgacactaacacttgacattcgaGTAGGATAGTCCAAttgggtcggatctgggtcaGGTATGACTCGGGTGTACGCAAGTTTTTGTGATTAAAACATAGGAACTTTCTTTACATTTTTAGGTTAAGGCCTATATTGATTATTATGATTGTTAAAAGGTTAATTGCCTCTAAATTCTTTAACTATAGTCACTTTTcgttttttccctcaatctttgaacttctcataaaaatacaccaactattgatttttcctaattttcccaTGACGACAATTTCCTGCCAAATCTGATATCGGAATTATCCTGTGTGGCGATATTCACTTAAAACGTGGCAAAACATGGCGTCCGTGTGTGCAGTGTATGCCACATATATACAGATGCCACACATGCATCCCCTCCCTAAATCTgtcttctttcttctctctcgGCGAACAACCGCCACTACTTTCTCACTGGCGACAACAGCCGCGGTAACCACGGCATCGCCGCCCTTTCCCCCTCTCAAAACTCTTTCTGACGCAGAAAAACTCTCTCTGACGCAGATGGGGAAAATCCCCAATCTGCGAAATCCCAAAACCCTAGGCCCCATCTACTTCGATTTCAATCGAATGGCAGCCGGAGGATCGCCTTGTCGCCGCGGCAGCAATAACGCCGCCTATCCGCCTTCCTACTCCATCGACTGGCTGAGAAGTAGCCACAAGGACCACCGCCCAACCGCCTTCCTTCCTCGTCTATTCGACGCCCAACAGCAAAACCCTCTAGCGCCGTCATCTCTCTTTCTGCCGAATAGCATTGGCCACAAAGCCAAACCCACCGCCACCGTCACGGCGCTTCTCAGCCGCCGAAGAGTCTAATTGAGGGTTTCAGCGATAATCCTAATTTTATATGAACAAGAACatgcaaaacgacgtcgtttatgtACAATACACACGACATCGTTTTATTAAGTATCTGGCGTGTCCACGTCAGATAATTCTAATTCCACGTGTGTAcggatttggccggaaaatccGTCATGGGAAATTTGGGAATAATTAATAGTTGGTGGATTTTTatgggaagttcaaagattgagggaaaaaacgGAAAGTGAttatagtttaaggatttagaggCAATTAACCCATTATTAAAATGAGGctaaaattgtaatttattgCTTAATTGTAACCCATAGTTtcctagatttttttttctcgttcaatcatttatataatttctaAAATTAACTCGGGCAAGAAATTTTGTGATATTCCTGGTGGAGAAATTAACTTGCTTCCTGAGGATGTTTACGAAATTATGAATGAAgctcaaaatggtcatatcCTGCTTATTGATTTGCTAATAGAGCTGCGTATTTTGAAGCACAACTTATATATAGCGCATATTTTAAATTCGGCTGTTTAAACTAAAACTTTTCCAGCTGATAATCTTCCCTTCTCAATGAAAAAAactagtaataaataaataaataaattttttagtttCTTAAAGCATTGAAGGACAAGTAATAGGAATctaaatttctctctttctcccgATCTGCTGCTAGTCTTGCGGGATGCATCCCAATCACTTAAAAGTTCAAAGATAATTTAAACAAGTATATACATTAATATTCATAATAGTGTAATAATGTTACATTACATTATTCCACTATTATGAATATTTCGGAGATTGTATTCGAGCTTAATTCCATGTGGAAAGCTTCATCTAAACAATTTCTTAAAGTTAGcactatatattaattatacatAATTAATTGAGATGTACATTAGAGTCAATAATATAACTGCTTAGGGCATACTAATATATTTCCATGATTAATTTGTTTTACATAATTCTGAAAGcaataaataatttagaaaGTGGAGATGACGGATGGTAGTGGTGCGACACTCCATTTGTGCAATGAGTTGCCAGAAATATCATAGAAATTGACATCAATTTGATGGTGAGTAATGTCCAAAGTCATGAAACCTTGACCATCATAAAAAAATTTCATCTCCTTTGGGTTGGGCCAGTTGTATACACCCCTCCAAGCCTTTGATCCACCCCCACTAGTCAGAAATTGAAGACGACTGCAAAAGGCCTTTCatgcttatttttttattcctacaaattaattaatgtatttGGCGATATAATTTCGAGTTACCTGTCAGAACTAGCTATGTGTTGCAGACAGTGATCATGCCCATTTATGTAGAGATCAACGCCATTTGCCTGCGATTTCCATCGAATTAATTAGTCATAATGGCTTTTAATTACGCATTTAATAAGCCTCTGTCCTctcatagaaaaaaaaaatgaagaagctAGCATGTAAATATTAGGATATCTGATTGTATTAGTTTCCCTTTGAGTTAATGAAATTTCCATGTggccaaaaaaaacaaaaaaactctCAACAGGTAGAATCTTAGGAATCTTTGTGTGCATTCGTATGCattatcattttaattaaattcaaatttaaaatcatTAAGTCAAAAAATTTAACTAAGGCAGATAAATTCACTGAAGTGTGTTTCTATATTCTTTGGCACACACTCACAATTTACAAagataagaaaaatatatatagatacctCGAGTATTGGAAGAACCTTATCCACAAGCTCCTGTGTGTTACCATGATCACTAGCGCTCTTAATCGTGTGGTGACCTATCACTATTTTCCACTTCGCTTTCGATTCTATCAATTCATTCTCCAAATCCTGTTTAAAACAATTACACATATATAAGATTTGTGTTAAAACCCTAGCTAGtatagtttcaaaaataatgaaaaataaaatagttaataCTCCAACTTGTATCATTTTCTATAACATGTTCCTAAATATTGTTATCTATAACATCTCTCCGAGTCAACAGTGTGGCTGGCGACAATTAAGGTTAATGGCGACGAAGATCAATATTCCAATGGTGTATATGTTTGTTGGAATTTTAGAGCAAAGATTAGGAGGTAGCAAATTTTATCGTCAGTTTTTAGAGTAGATCTGAAGAAGAGAAAATGTGTTTTTTCGCTGCAGGATGAGGGAAGAAATGAGCATAGAGGTGGACGACGGTGACGACAATCTTTTTGTCGGAATTAGAAGAAAGATGGTTGCAGGATTGGAAGGTGACATTGATGAAATTTTAGAGATAAAGATAAATGAGAAGGAAATTTTGCCATTTTTTCCACCAAAGCATCAAAACGAtgtagatttaaaaaaaaatcacataaatgaATTTTATACAACGAAACGTGTTATGAAAAATACTGAAAGTTGGAGTGTTTTTAAGAGGAAACAAAAATTAGTTTCATTTTATGGAAAATTATGAAAGTTAGAGATACAAAATACTATCAATCCAAAATAACATTAGTAGATTCTGAAACATGAAGAGAAAACGAAAGAGATGTGATTTCCCATTtcacttaataaataaataaaattggataTGGTACAATTCTTTTAGGATGCGTTTGTTTTGAAGTACTATAAGAAATGGATTAGCTTTGATATTTGAATGACTTATCTTATATTATAGCTAGGTGCATCCACTCACACACTTGTACCTGTAAGAGGGTTGAAATATATTTGTCTCTAGGCAGGACACCTCTCCAATCATAAACATGATCTTTTGGATTCGTGAAGTATTTGTCTTGAAACGGCGTCGTGTCTATGAAGAAAAATTCTACCATATCTGTCACCATATAATACACATCACATATTACATCCATCGTCTTCaagcaattaaataaataaacatgaaaaataaaatatagtaattgcAAACCTGCATCGAGAATAAAAGATTTCTTGCAAAACCACCTGCTGTCTCTTGCTTTGAGGATGGGACTCAATTGTGCCAAGGCGTCACCTCTATAATCATGGTTCCCCAACACTGCAAATAATTTCCATGTTtaggaaaaacaaaagaaattatttaggaaaaacaaaaggaacaaaaatatatatacaatacaccaaggaaaataataaaacaattttaAAATGGAAACATTATTAAATATagatttgtattttagtaaatttaattaagattCTCGTAATCTATTCTTTTGGAAGAGTCTACGTTCAAATTTGTTGAAACTATATATGACGTTATATCAAACTGATGAC harbors:
- the LOC131010587 gene encoding purple acid phosphatase 4-like; the protein is MGVRIVMILLILGVSNSNGYLERFQHPTKADGSLSLLVVGDWGRKGDYNQSTLANQMGITTEKMEIDFIISTGDNFYDDGLINANDPAFHQSFTDIYTAPSLQKTWYNVLGNHDYRGDALAQLSPILKARDSRWFCKKSFILDADMVEFFFIDTTPFQDKYFTNPKDHVYDWRGVLPRDKYISTLLQDLENELIESKAKWKIVIGHHTIKSASDHGNTQELVDKVLPILEANGVDLYINGHDHCLQHIASSDSRLQFLTSGGGSKAWRGVYNWPNPKEMKFFYDGQGFMTLDITHHQIDVNFYDISGNSLHKWSVAPLPSVISTF